One genomic region from Haloterrigena gelatinilytica encodes:
- a CDS encoding queuosine precursor transporter, with translation MARSQSQSRGPPGPTVAQVALIGLFVTALVTAQLTASKVLAFSLPVSLPVAGAELALPGAAVAYALTFLASDCYAELYGRRATQVIVNVGFAMNFVVLALVWSTIAAPAADSSIDPGTFADVLGASTNIVLGSLLAYVVSQNWDVIVFHRIRDYTGREKLWLRNIASTASSQAIDTVIFVTVGFAVAPAVLGVGAVLPVEALLALMVGQYLLKLAIAVLDTPIVYAVVSFVRAREERFADETTVA, from the coding sequence GTCTGTTCGTGACGGCCCTGGTGACGGCACAGCTGACGGCGTCGAAGGTGCTCGCGTTCTCGCTACCGGTGTCGCTGCCGGTCGCCGGCGCCGAGCTCGCCCTGCCCGGCGCCGCCGTCGCCTACGCGCTGACGTTCTTAGCGAGCGATTGTTACGCCGAACTGTACGGCCGGCGGGCGACGCAGGTTATCGTCAACGTCGGCTTCGCGATGAACTTCGTCGTCCTCGCGCTCGTCTGGTCGACGATCGCGGCCCCTGCGGCCGACTCGAGTATCGACCCCGGGACGTTCGCGGACGTGCTGGGCGCCTCGACGAACATCGTCCTCGGGAGCCTGCTGGCGTACGTCGTCAGCCAGAACTGGGACGTGATCGTCTTCCACCGAATCCGCGACTACACCGGTCGGGAGAAGCTCTGGCTGCGAAACATCGCGTCGACGGCGAGCAGCCAGGCCATCGACACCGTCATCTTCGTCACCGTCGGCTTCGCCGTCGCGCCCGCCGTGCTCGGCGTCGGCGCCGTCCTGCCGGTCGAGGCGCTGCTCGCGCTGATGGTCGGGCAGTACCTGCTGAAACTCGCCATCGCCGTCCTCGACACCCCGATCGTCTACGCGGTCGTCTCGTTCGTGCGCGCTCGAGAGGAGCGATTCGCGGACGAGACGACCGTCGCGTAG
- a CDS encoding DUF309 domain-containing protein, translated as MRDQLRAGAAIYNAGYYHAAHDAWEDHWLNLEAGTDDERLLHGLIQFTAAVVHARERNWEGAVGLAESAREYLAELPADYRDVRLPPVRSFLEALAADPELVERRPPVRLVHEGTAPAPADLAFEPTAIAAPVLADELGYDVDPVDAARQYAERDLAAGDDDSRFITLVFDFVREDEHRGLIHQRLADHVGRREARESDVEGLF; from the coding sequence ATGCGCGACCAGCTCCGGGCGGGAGCCGCGATCTACAACGCGGGATACTACCACGCCGCCCACGACGCCTGGGAGGATCACTGGCTGAATCTCGAGGCCGGCACCGACGACGAGCGACTGCTCCACGGGTTGATCCAGTTCACGGCGGCGGTCGTCCACGCCCGCGAGCGCAACTGGGAGGGGGCCGTCGGGCTGGCCGAGAGCGCCCGGGAGTACCTCGCCGAGTTACCGGCCGACTACCGCGACGTCCGGCTCCCGCCGGTGCGTTCGTTCCTCGAGGCGCTGGCGGCCGATCCCGAACTCGTCGAGCGCCGGCCGCCGGTCCGACTCGTCCACGAGGGAACGGCGCCCGCGCCGGCCGACCTCGCGTTCGAACCGACGGCGATCGCCGCGCCCGTCCTCGCCGACGAACTGGGGTACGACGTCGATCCCGTCGACGCGGCCCGGCAGTACGCCGAACGCGATCTGGCGGCCGGCGACGACGACAGCCGCTTCATCACGCTGGTGTTCGATTTCGTCCGCGAGGACGAGCACCGCGGACTCATCCACCAGCGACTCGCGGATCACGTCGGTCGACGCGAGGCCCGCGAATCCGACGTCGAAGGGCTGTTTTGA
- a CDS encoding aminopeptidase: protein MDERVREHADVLVDWSARVEAGDDVVLSVGPDAHELAVAVAEKLGERGANLVSTYSSGEITRAYLRAHEGEFDENPAHELALVEHADVYLSLGGGRNTSATADVPGERRRAYNSARRDIRETRLGTRWVSTVHPTRSLAQQANMAYEEYQEFAYDAILRDWESLAEEMARMKDLLDAGDEVRLVSSGTDLTMRIDDRTAVNSAASVAYDSHNLPSGEVFTAPYATEGEVTFDVPMTLRGESVRGVRLAFEDGAVVDYDAEQGADVIGEIIETDDGARRLGELGIGMNRGIDRYTDNILFDEKMGDTIHLALGRAYDANLPEGESGNDSAVHVDLITDMSEDSRLEIDGEVVQRNGRFQWE from the coding sequence ATGGACGAACGCGTACGCGAACACGCCGACGTACTGGTCGACTGGAGCGCCCGCGTCGAGGCCGGCGACGACGTCGTGCTCTCGGTCGGTCCCGACGCCCACGAACTCGCGGTCGCGGTCGCCGAGAAACTGGGCGAGCGGGGCGCGAACCTGGTTTCGACCTACAGCTCCGGCGAGATCACTCGCGCGTACCTCCGCGCCCACGAGGGCGAGTTCGACGAGAACCCCGCCCACGAACTCGCGCTCGTCGAACACGCCGACGTCTACCTCTCGCTCGGCGGCGGTCGGAACACGAGCGCGACCGCCGACGTGCCGGGCGAGCGCCGCCGTGCGTACAACAGCGCCAGAAGAGACATTCGGGAGACGCGACTCGGAACCCGTTGGGTGTCGACGGTGCATCCGACGCGGTCGCTGGCCCAGCAGGCTAACATGGCTTACGAGGAGTACCAGGAGTTCGCCTACGACGCGATCCTCCGGGACTGGGAATCGCTGGCCGAGGAGATGGCCCGGATGAAGGACCTGCTCGACGCGGGCGACGAGGTGCGGCTCGTCTCGAGCGGAACCGACCTCACCATGCGGATCGACGACCGAACGGCGGTTAACAGCGCCGCCTCGGTCGCATATGATTCGCATAACCTTCCCAGCGGCGAGGTGTTCACCGCACCCTACGCCACCGAGGGCGAGGTGACCTTCGACGTCCCGATGACGCTGCGCGGCGAGTCGGTTCGTGGCGTCCGCCTCGCGTTCGAGGACGGCGCGGTCGTCGACTACGACGCCGAACAGGGCGCGGACGTGATCGGCGAGATCATAGAGACCGACGACGGCGCGCGCCGACTGGGCGAACTCGGAATCGGGATGAACCGCGGTATCGACCGCTACACGGACAACATCCTCTTCGACGAGAAGATGGGCGATACGATCCACCTCGCGCTCGGTCGGGCCTACGACGCGAATCTCCCCGAGGGCGAGTCGGGCAACGACTCCGCGGTCCACGTCGATCTGATCACCGATATGAGCGAGGACTCGCGCCTCGAGATCGACGGCGAGGTCGTCCAGCGGAACGGACGGTTTCAGTGGGAGTAG